The proteins below are encoded in one region of Mycobacterium botniense:
- a CDS encoding DMT family transporter, translated as MASVNIAALLALIAALVSGVGDVIRQRSAQEITDEPVGHVELFRLSLRDTRWWLGGAAAVVSFGLQAVALLVGSVVLVQALQVTALLFALPVYARLTRHPVTRREWTWAALLAAAVAVFVTIGEPAAGQQRASLQTWAVVVMLLGPALALCVLGAQLWSGTVAAVLLAVVSASSWALFAVLTKGVVDVINDDPWHILRAPELYGWMLVALVGTVFQQSAFRASSLTASLPTMTVVEPVVASVLGVTVLGETLNADGPEIFALGAAVAVVIVATVALARGEAATMAAGGERSAPASRRAATADPEPWAWLHTSAGAHSSGSPSAVRAQGAPRFVR; from the coding sequence ATCGCGAGCGTGAATATCGCAGCGCTGCTCGCCCTGATTGCCGCGCTGGTGTCGGGTGTGGGCGATGTGATCCGCCAACGATCCGCGCAGGAAATCACCGATGAGCCGGTCGGGCATGTCGAGCTGTTCCGTTTGTCGTTGCGCGACACCCGGTGGTGGCTGGGCGGGGCGGCGGCGGTGGTCAGTTTCGGCCTGCAGGCGGTTGCTTTGCTGGTGGGATCGGTGGTGTTGGTGCAGGCGCTGCAGGTGACCGCGCTGCTCTTCGCCTTGCCGGTGTACGCGCGGCTGACCCGCCATCCGGTGACGCGCCGGGAGTGGACATGGGCGGCGCTGTTGGCCGCCGCCGTGGCAGTGTTCGTCACCATCGGGGAGCCCGCAGCCGGTCAGCAACGGGCGTCATTGCAGACCTGGGCGGTGGTGGTCATGCTGCTGGGTCCGGCATTGGCGTTGTGCGTGCTGGGCGCGCAGCTGTGGTCAGGGACGGTTGCGGCCGTATTACTGGCGGTGGTGTCCGCGTCGTCGTGGGCACTGTTCGCGGTGCTGACGAAGGGGGTTGTCGATGTGATCAATGACGACCCGTGGCATATCCTGCGCGCACCGGAGTTATACGGGTGGATGCTGGTTGCGCTGGTGGGGACGGTTTTTCAGCAGTCAGCCTTTCGCGCCAGTTCGCTGACCGCCTCGTTGCCCACTATGACCGTGGTGGAGCCGGTGGTTGCTTCGGTGCTGGGGGTGACCGTGCTCGGGGAAACCCTCAATGCCGACGGCCCCGAGATATTCGCGCTGGGGGCTGCGGTGGCGGTGGTGATCGTCGCGACGGTGGCATTGGCCCGCGGCGAGGCCGCCACCATGGCGGCCGGCGGCGAGCGGTCGGCACCAGCCAGCCGCCGGGCGGCCACCGCCGACCCCGAGCCGTGGGCTTGGCTCCACACCAGCGCGGGCGCCCACTCGAGCGGGTCGCCTTCGGCGGTACGGGCGCAGGGCGCGCCTCGATTTGTGAGGTAG
- a CDS encoding DUF3046 domain-containing protein: MRLTEFHERVTRRFGAAYAASVLVDHVLSGFGGRTAAEAIEDGVDPRDVWQALCADFDVPREQW; this comes from the coding sequence GTGCGGCTGACGGAGTTTCACGAGCGGGTCACCCGGCGGTTCGGCGCCGCTTACGCGGCGTCGGTGCTGGTCGACCATGTGCTGAGCGGGTTCGGCGGGCGCACCGCCGCGGAGGCGATCGAGGACGGTGTGGATCCGCGCGATGTGTGGCAGGCGTTATGCGCCGACTTCGACGTTCCGCGGGAACAGTGGTGA
- the recA gene encoding recombinase RecA has protein sequence MTPAPDREKALELAVAQIEKSYGKGSVMRLGDEVRQPISVIPTGSIALDVALGIGGLPRGRIVEIYGPESSGKTTVALHAVANAQAAGGIAAFIDAEHALDPEYAKKLGVDTDSLLVSQPDTGEQALEIADMLVRSGALDILVVDSVAALVPRAEIEGEMGDSHVGLQARLMSQAMRKMAGALNNSGTTAIFINQLREKVGVMFGSPETTTGGKALKFYASVRLDVRRIETLKDGTEAVGNRTRVKVVKNKVAPPFKQAEFDILYGKGISREGSLIDMGVDQGFIRKSGAWFTYEGEQLGQGKENARNFLVENADVANEIEKKIKEKLGIGAVVTDDVTDDSALPAPVDF, from the coding sequence ATGACACCAGCCCCTGATCGTGAGAAGGCTCTCGAGCTGGCGGTGGCTCAGATCGAGAAGAGTTACGGCAAAGGCTCGGTGATGCGCCTCGGCGACGAGGTGCGTCAGCCGATCTCGGTCATACCGACCGGGTCGATTGCACTGGACGTGGCGCTGGGCATTGGTGGTCTGCCCCGCGGCCGGATCGTGGAGATCTACGGCCCGGAATCCTCGGGGAAGACCACTGTGGCCCTGCACGCGGTGGCCAACGCGCAGGCCGCCGGCGGTATCGCGGCGTTCATCGACGCCGAGCATGCGCTGGATCCGGAGTACGCCAAAAAACTCGGCGTGGACACCGACTCACTGTTGGTCAGTCAGCCCGACACCGGTGAGCAGGCACTGGAGATCGCCGACATGCTGGTCCGCTCCGGCGCGCTGGACATTTTGGTTGTCGACTCGGTGGCTGCGCTGGTGCCGCGGGCGGAGATCGAGGGGGAGATGGGTGACAGCCACGTCGGCCTGCAGGCCCGGCTGATGAGTCAGGCGATGCGGAAAATGGCTGGTGCGCTGAATAATTCGGGAACCACGGCCATCTTCATCAACCAGCTGCGGGAGAAGGTGGGCGTGATGTTCGGGTCTCCCGAGACAACAACGGGCGGAAAGGCCTTGAAGTTCTACGCTTCAGTTCGCCTGGACGTGCGGCGAATCGAGACTCTCAAGGACGGCACTGAAGCGGTCGGTAACCGGACCCGGGTGAAGGTCGTCAAGAACAAGGTGGCCCCGCCGTTCAAGCAGGCCGAGTTCGACATTCTCTACGGCAAAGGCATCAGCAGGGAGGGCTCGCTGATCGACATGGGTGTGGATCAGGGTTTCATCCGCAAGTCCGGCGCCTGGTTCACCTACGAGGGCGAACAGCTCGGCCAGGGCAAGGAGAATGCCCGCAACTTCCTGGTGGAAAACGCCGACGTGGCCAACGAGATCGAGAAGAAGATCAAGGAAAAACTCGGTATTGGTGCGGTGGTGACCGATGACGTGACCGATGACAGCGCCCTACCCGCCCCGGTCGACTTCTGA
- a CDS encoding DMT family transporter — translation MVNAEIAATLLALGAALAAAIGSVIRQRSAQEVTDQPVGHLALFGMLLRDGRWWLGAAGDIASYCLLAAALDKGSVLLVTALQVTVLLFALPIYARVTRHRITSREWMWAVVLAGALAVVVTVGNPAAGCARGSLGTWIAVAVMMGPALALCVLGARIWSDRPVAAVLLAAVSGSSLALFAVLTKGIVDVLGHGVGQLLHTPELYGWVLAALAGMVFQQSAFRAGALTASLPTITVAKPVVASVLGVTVLGETLRADGTEWVVLVLAAMLVIVATVALARGEAASMSAGAGRDARIGDHSAVPSQH, via the coding sequence ATGGTCAATGCCGAGATCGCCGCGACGCTGCTCGCCCTGGGTGCCGCGCTGGCGGCCGCGATCGGTAGTGTGATCCGGCAGCGGTCGGCGCAGGAGGTCACCGATCAACCGGTGGGCCACTTGGCGCTGTTCGGCATGTTGCTGCGCGATGGCCGGTGGTGGCTGGGCGCAGCAGGGGATATCGCGAGTTACTGTCTGCTCGCCGCGGCCCTGGACAAGGGCTCGGTACTGTTGGTCACGGCACTGCAGGTGACCGTGCTGCTTTTCGCCTTACCCATCTATGCGCGGGTGACCCGTCATCGGATCACCAGCCGGGAATGGATGTGGGCGGTCGTGCTGGCCGGGGCATTGGCGGTAGTCGTCACGGTCGGCAATCCCGCGGCCGGCTGCGCGCGCGGCTCCCTGGGAACCTGGATAGCCGTGGCCGTCATGATGGGCCCGGCATTGGCGTTATGTGTGCTGGGCGCCCGGATTTGGTCGGATCGTCCGGTCGCGGCGGTGCTGCTGGCGGCGGTGTCGGGTTCGTCGTTGGCGTTGTTCGCAGTGCTGACCAAGGGCATCGTCGACGTGCTCGGACACGGTGTTGGCCAGTTGCTGCACACCCCCGAGCTGTACGGCTGGGTGCTCGCCGCGCTGGCCGGGATGGTTTTTCAACAGTCGGCGTTCCGTGCCGGTGCATTGACGGCTTCTCTGCCGACCATTACCGTGGCAAAGCCCGTGGTGGCCTCGGTGCTGGGGGTGACCGTGCTCGGCGAAACGTTGCGGGCCGACGGCACGGAGTGGGTGGTGCTTGTACTGGCAGCGATGCTGGTCATCGTTGCGACCGTGGCGCTGGCTCGGGGCGAGGCCGCCAGCATGTCAGCCGGCGCCGGTCGCGACGCGCGGATCGGCGACCACTCGGCAGTACCGTCGCAGCACTAA
- the recX gene encoding recombination regulator RecX → MTAPYPPRSTSEPSREEQARALCLRLLTARARTRAELESQLAKRGYPEDVSARILDRLAAVGLVDDTAFAEQWVQSRRANAGKSKRALAAELHAKGLDDDVITAAVGGIDAGAEWERAERLVSARLRRENLDGDQLRVARRLIAMLARRGYSQTMAHDVVSTAMRREVERRRV, encoded by the coding sequence ATGACAGCGCCCTACCCGCCCCGGTCGACTTCTGAGCCGTCACGCGAGGAGCAGGCCCGGGCGCTATGTCTGCGGCTGCTCACCGCGCGTGCCCGCACCCGGGCCGAGCTCGAAAGCCAGCTGGCCAAGCGGGGATACCCCGAGGACGTCAGTGCGCGGATCTTGGACCGGCTGGCAGCCGTGGGCCTGGTCGACGACACCGCCTTCGCCGAGCAGTGGGTGCAGTCCCGGCGCGCCAACGCGGGAAAGAGCAAGCGCGCGTTGGCCGCCGAGCTGCATGCCAAGGGCCTTGACGACGACGTGATCACCGCGGCGGTAGGCGGAATCGACGCCGGTGCCGAGTGGGAGCGGGCCGAGCGGCTGGTTTCCGCGAGACTCAGACGCGAGAACCTTGACGGCGATCAGCTGCGGGTAGCGCGTCGATTGATCGCGATGCTGGCCCGGCGCGGCTACAGCCAGACCATGGCCCACGACGTTGTGAGCACCGCGATGAGGCGGGAAGTGGAACGACGCCGCGTTTAG
- a CDS encoding PE/PPE C-terminal domain-containing protein: MQVSNFGSAASDLLQLGSAGFITGGAPGAETLGSAGVGAPLLAGAVGSASHAGIGAEPVVVGLGRASSVGGLSVPPSWAGEPGAAGPAPATLAGAGWTAAPPTPPVSTMPAGMPSVAAAGKAAGLGAPRYGVKPTVMPKPAVV; encoded by the coding sequence ATGCAGGTGTCGAATTTCGGTTCCGCCGCCTCCGATCTGCTTCAGCTCGGCAGCGCCGGGTTTATCACCGGTGGCGCCCCGGGCGCCGAGACTCTCGGTTCGGCCGGTGTGGGTGCCCCGTTGCTGGCCGGCGCGGTGGGATCGGCGAGCCATGCCGGCATCGGTGCCGAGCCGGTCGTGGTCGGCCTGGGCCGGGCATCGTCGGTCGGCGGCTTGTCGGTGCCGCCCAGTTGGGCCGGGGAGCCCGGGGCTGCGGGTCCTGCCCCGGCGACGCTGGCGGGCGCGGGCTGGACGGCCGCCCCGCCGACCCCGCCGGTCAGCACCATGCCGGCCGGGATGCCGTCGGTGGCCGCCGCCGGGAAAGCCGCCGGCTTGGGAGCGCCGCGCTACGGCGTCAAGCCCACCGTGATGCCCAAACCGGCAGTCGTCTAG
- a CDS encoding DUF349 domain-containing protein, protein MTADEPRSNEAPRPTPRPGPRPGPVQAPRPPAAAAPLANDPHRFGRVDDDGTVWLITAAGARVIGSWQAGDTEAAFAYFGRRFDDLATEVTLMEERLASGTGDARKIKAAAAALAETLPTANVLGDVDALASRLSSICEHADSVIAADRTRREEHRAAQTARKEALAAEAEELAANSTQWKAAGERLRAILEEWKTITGLDRKTDDALWKRYAAARDTFNRRRGSHFAELDRERSNARQAKERLCERAEELSGSTDWSATSAEFRKLLSEWKTAGRAARDVDDALWRRFKAAQDAFFAARNAATAQRDAQLQANAEAKEALLAEAEKLDTSNQDAARAALRSITEKWEAIGKVPREKSAELERRLRAVEKKVRAATTSDWADPQAQARAEQFRVRAEQFERQAQKAEAAGRSKEAEEAKASAEQWRQWADAAAHALTRKS, encoded by the coding sequence ATGACGGCTGACGAGCCCCGCAGCAATGAGGCACCTCGTCCGACTCCCCGTCCGGGGCCGCGTCCCGGGCCCGTACAAGCGCCCCGGCCGCCGGCCGCGGCAGCCCCATTGGCAAATGACCCCCATCGGTTCGGGCGCGTCGACGACGATGGCACGGTCTGGTTGATCACCGCCGCCGGTGCGCGTGTCATCGGCTCCTGGCAGGCCGGCGACACCGAAGCCGCCTTCGCCTATTTCGGCCGCCGGTTCGATGATCTGGCCACCGAAGTCACCTTGATGGAAGAACGGCTGGCATCGGGTACCGGCGACGCCCGCAAGATCAAAGCCGCCGCCGCAGCGCTGGCCGAGACGCTGCCGACGGCCAATGTGCTCGGCGATGTCGACGCGCTCGCCAGCCGGTTGAGCAGCATCTGCGAGCACGCCGACAGCGTCATCGCCGCGGATCGCACCCGGCGCGAAGAGCACCGCGCCGCCCAGACCGCGCGCAAAGAGGCACTGGCTGCCGAGGCCGAGGAGCTGGCCGCCAACTCCACCCAGTGGAAAGCCGCCGGGGAGCGGCTGCGGGCGATCCTTGAGGAGTGGAAGACGATCACGGGCCTGGACCGCAAAACCGACGACGCCCTCTGGAAGCGCTACGCGGCAGCCCGCGACACGTTCAACCGGCGCCGCGGATCCCACTTCGCCGAATTGGACCGGGAGCGCTCGAATGCCCGGCAGGCGAAAGAGCGGCTGTGCGAACGCGCCGAAGAACTCTCCGGGTCGACGGACTGGAGCGCCACCAGCGCAGAATTCCGCAAGCTGCTCAGCGAATGGAAGACGGCCGGACGAGCGGCCCGCGATGTCGACGACGCGCTGTGGCGCCGATTCAAGGCCGCCCAGGACGCGTTCTTTGCGGCGCGGAACGCGGCGACCGCTCAGCGGGATGCGCAGTTGCAGGCCAACGCCGAAGCCAAAGAGGCGCTGCTGGCCGAAGCGGAAAAGCTCGACACCAGCAACCAGGACGCCGCACGTGCGGCGCTGCGCTCGATCACCGAGAAATGGGAAGCCATCGGCAAGGTGCCCCGGGAGAAATCGGCGGAGTTGGAGCGGCGGCTGCGCGCGGTCGAAAAAAAGGTGCGCGCCGCGACCACCTCGGACTGGGCGGACCCGCAGGCGCAGGCCCGCGCCGAGCAGTTCCGGGTACGCGCCGAACAATTCGAACGCCAGGCGCAGAAGGCCGAAGCGGCAGGGCGCAGCAAAGAAGCCGAAGAGGCCAAGGCGAGTGCTGAGCAGTGGCGGCAATGGGCCGACGCCGCCGCCCACGCGTTAACCCGCAAGTCATAG
- a CDS encoding Rv2732c family membrane protein, whose translation MNPNPDGFDAFRPDIEAAERRIAREIEPGARALVVAILVFVLVGSFILPHTGDVPGWDVLFSTHRAGAAAVALPSRVFGWLTLVFGVGFSVLALLTRRWAVAWVALAGTAVASAAGLLAVWSRQTVAPGHPGPGAGLIIAWITVVLLTFHWARVVWSRTIVQRAAEEQRRRTVAQRQSRTLLDSLGDSAGGTPPGDDHDTPR comes from the coding sequence ATGAATCCCAACCCCGACGGGTTCGACGCCTTCCGGCCCGACATCGAGGCCGCCGAACGTCGGATTGCACGTGAAATCGAGCCGGGTGCAAGGGCTTTGGTCGTGGCCATCCTGGTGTTCGTGCTGGTGGGGTCGTTCATCCTGCCGCACACCGGCGATGTGCCGGGATGGGATGTGCTGTTCAGCACGCACCGCGCCGGCGCGGCAGCGGTGGCGTTGCCGTCACGGGTGTTTGGCTGGCTGACCTTGGTGTTCGGTGTCGGGTTTTCGGTACTGGCGCTGCTGACCCGCCGCTGGGCGGTGGCGTGGGTGGCCCTGGCGGGCACTGCGGTGGCCAGTGCCGCCGGATTGTTAGCCGTGTGGTCGCGTCAAACCGTGGCTCCCGGTCATCCCGGCCCCGGGGCGGGGCTGATCATCGCCTGGATCACGGTGGTTTTGCTGACTTTCCACTGGGCCCGGGTGGTGTGGTCGCGCACGATCGTGCAACGTGCCGCCGAGGAGCAGCGGCGCCGGACCGTCGCGCAGCGGCAGTCCAGAACGCTGCTGGACAGCCTGGGCGATTCCGCGGGGGGGACACCGCCCGGCGACGACCACGACACACCGCGGTAG
- a CDS encoding PPE family protein — MDFGALPPEVNSARMYTGPGAAPMMAAAGAWNDLAAELSSMASFYQAVISELAGDEWLGPASASMAAAAAPYVAWMNSTAAAAEHAAAQAMASAAAFETAFAMTVPPAVVAANRAQLAALVATNILGQNTPAIMATEAQYLQMWAQDAAAMYGYAASSANAATLYPLTSPAPTTNPAGVSGQVAAVAHAAASSAGTQSGLSQLVATLPNTVQGLASPLPAASGSSASGLSGLMGTNGFLSEIINSTENIGIWNGTQTVTGMAGNIGAWNMFAGISSGVGLAKAGPAAFSGVQLVGADGVVSSGVGEAALASPAGGAVAGGAPVFVNVGQAPSVGGLSVPASWSAATPAGTASATLSGTGWTVDAEQSPPVATMPAGMPSVASAGRGSLGFGAPRYGVKPTVMPRPVVAG, encoded by the coding sequence ATGGATTTTGGAGCGTTGCCCCCTGAAGTCAATTCCGCGCGCATGTACACCGGTCCGGGCGCGGCGCCGATGATGGCCGCCGCGGGGGCGTGGAACGATTTGGCCGCCGAGCTGAGCAGCATGGCGTCCTTCTACCAGGCGGTGATCTCGGAGCTGGCCGGCGACGAATGGCTGGGTCCGGCGTCGGCCTCGATGGCCGCCGCGGCTGCCCCCTATGTGGCGTGGATGAACTCCACCGCCGCGGCCGCCGAGCATGCGGCGGCTCAGGCCATGGCATCGGCGGCGGCCTTTGAGACCGCGTTTGCCATGACGGTGCCCCCGGCGGTGGTCGCGGCCAACCGGGCCCAGCTGGCGGCGCTTGTTGCGACGAATATCCTGGGCCAGAACACCCCCGCGATCATGGCGACGGAGGCTCAGTACCTGCAGATGTGGGCCCAAGACGCCGCCGCCATGTACGGCTACGCCGCCTCCTCGGCGAATGCCGCCACGCTGTACCCGCTGACCTCGCCGGCGCCGACCACCAATCCGGCCGGGGTGTCCGGCCAGGTGGCCGCCGTCGCTCACGCCGCCGCCTCGAGCGCGGGTACCCAAAGCGGGCTGTCGCAGCTGGTCGCCACCCTGCCCAACACCGTGCAAGGGCTGGCGTCCCCGCTTCCGGCAGCCAGCGGGTCATCCGCGTCGGGGCTTTCGGGTCTCATGGGCACCAACGGTTTCCTGTCGGAGATCATCAACTCCACCGAAAACATCGGGATCTGGAACGGCACCCAGACCGTCACCGGCATGGCCGGAAACATCGGGGCCTGGAACATGTTCGCCGGCATCTCCTCCGGGGTCGGGCTGGCAAAGGCCGGGCCCGCAGCATTCAGCGGCGTCCAACTGGTCGGCGCCGACGGTGTCGTCTCGAGCGGTGTGGGAGAAGCGGCTCTGGCGAGCCCGGCGGGCGGTGCGGTCGCCGGTGGTGCACCGGTGTTCGTGAATGTGGGTCAGGCGCCCTCGGTGGGCGGGCTCTCGGTGCCGGCCAGTTGGTCTGCGGCCACCCCCGCGGGCACGGCCTCGGCGACGCTTTCGGGCACGGGCTGGACCGTTGACGCAGAACAAAGCCCGCCAGTGGCTACCATGCCGGCCGGGATGCCGTCGGTGGCCTCGGCCGGGCGCGGGAGCTTGGGCTTCGGCGCGCCCCGCTACGGTGTCAAGCCCACCGTGATGCCCCGTCCGGTGGTCGCCGGATAG
- the miaB gene encoding tRNA (N6-isopentenyl adenosine(37)-C2)-methylthiotransferase MiaB — MAQEVTAGTTAGRSSGCARTYQVRTYGCQMNVHDSERLAGLLEAAGYQRAPEGADADVVVFNTCAVRENAEDKLYGNLSHLAPRKRRNPDMQIAVGGCLAQKDRDEVLRKAPWVDVVFGTHNIGALPALLERARHNNTAQVEIAEALQQFPSSLPTVRESAYSAWVSISVGCNNRCTFCIVPALRGKEVDRSPADILAEVRALVDTGVLEITLLGQNVNAYGVSFADPGLRRHRGAFAELLRACGRIDGLERVRFTSPHPAEFTDDVIEAMAQTPNVCPALHMPLQSGSDRILRAMRRSYRVERFLSIIDRVRQALPHAAITTDVIVGFPGETEEDFAATLDVVRQARFAGAYTFQYSRRPGTPAAELSGQVPKAVVQERYERLVAVQEEIALAENRAQIGRTVELLVATGEGRKDDHTARMSGRARDGRLVHFRPGAYPVRPGDVITTVVTGAAPHYLLADAGAVTHRRTRAGDAYENRAPGVSLGMPRVRPPLSHAQPLGCT; from the coding sequence ATGGCGCAGGAGGTGACTGCGGGCACGACAGCCGGGCGCTCGTCCGGGTGTGCGCGTACCTATCAGGTCCGCACCTACGGCTGCCAGATGAACGTTCACGATTCCGAACGATTGGCCGGCCTGCTGGAAGCCGCAGGCTATCAGCGGGCTCCCGAGGGCGCCGACGCCGATGTGGTGGTGTTCAACACCTGCGCGGTGCGGGAAAACGCCGAGGACAAGCTGTACGGCAACCTGAGTCACCTGGCCCCGCGCAAGCGCCGCAATCCCGACATGCAGATCGCGGTCGGCGGCTGCCTGGCCCAGAAAGACCGCGACGAGGTGCTGCGCAAAGCGCCGTGGGTGGACGTCGTCTTCGGCACGCACAACATCGGGGCGTTGCCTGCGCTGCTGGAGCGGGCCCGTCACAACAACACCGCTCAGGTGGAAATCGCCGAGGCGCTGCAACAGTTTCCGTCGTCGTTGCCGACAGTGCGCGAATCTGCTTATTCCGCTTGGGTTTCCATCTCAGTGGGCTGCAATAACCGCTGTACTTTCTGCATCGTCCCGGCGCTGCGGGGCAAGGAGGTCGACCGCAGCCCCGCCGATATCCTGGCGGAAGTCCGGGCGCTGGTGGATACCGGCGTGCTCGAAATCACGTTACTGGGGCAGAACGTCAACGCCTACGGCGTCTCGTTCGCCGATCCCGGATTGCGCCGTCATCGTGGTGCTTTCGCCGAGCTGCTGCGCGCGTGCGGACGCATCGACGGACTGGAACGGGTCCGGTTCACCTCGCCGCATCCGGCCGAGTTCACCGATGACGTCATCGAGGCGATGGCGCAGACACCCAATGTCTGCCCGGCGTTGCACATGCCGCTGCAGTCCGGCTCCGACCGGATCTTGCGCGCGATGCGGCGCTCGTACCGCGTCGAACGTTTCTTGAGCATCATCGACCGCGTGCGGCAGGCGCTGCCGCACGCGGCTATCACCACCGATGTGATCGTCGGCTTTCCCGGTGAGACCGAAGAGGATTTCGCGGCCACCCTCGATGTGGTGCGGCAGGCCCGCTTCGCCGGCGCCTACACCTTCCAGTACTCCAGGCGTCCCGGCACACCGGCCGCTGAATTGTCCGGGCAGGTGCCTAAAGCTGTTGTGCAGGAGCGCTATGAGCGGCTGGTCGCGGTGCAGGAAGAGATCGCGTTAGCGGAAAACCGCGCTCAGATCGGGCGCACCGTGGAACTGCTGGTCGCCACCGGGGAAGGCCGCAAGGATGACCACACGGCGCGGATGAGCGGACGGGCGCGAGACGGGCGGCTGGTGCATTTCAGGCCCGGGGCATACCCGGTCAGGCCCGGTGATGTCATCACTACGGTGGTCACCGGCGCCGCGCCGCACTATCTCCTCGCCGACGCCGGTGCCGTGACGCATCGACGCACCCGCGCCGGTGACGCATACGAAAACCGTGCGCCCGGGGTGAGTCTCGGCATGCCGCGGGTGCGGCCACCGCTCAGTCACGCTCAGCCGCTCGGGTGCACCTGA
- a CDS encoding glycosyltransferase: MRVAVVAGPDPGHAFPAIALCIRFLAAADTPILLTGANWFDAARSAGVDTVELAGLEATDEDRDAGARIHQRAAHMAVLNVPQLRALAPDLVVSDVITAAGGMAAELLGIPWIELNPHPLYLPSKGLPPLGSGLAPGRGAVGRLRDAAMRALTARSWRQGLRQRATARAGIGLPACDPGPLRRLIATLPALEVPRPDWPAEAVIVGPLHFEPTGRLLPIPPGTGPVVVVAPSTAASGAGGVAELALRCLIPGDTLPAGSRLVVSRLSGVELNLPPWAVAGLGRQDELLKHADLLICGGGHGIVAKSLLAGVPMVVVPGGGDQWEIANRVVRQGSGRLVRPLTAEALIAAVGEVLSSARYRAAARQAAASLTEVADPVRVCRQAVAG; the protein is encoded by the coding sequence ATGCGCGTCGCGGTGGTCGCTGGGCCAGATCCCGGCCATGCGTTCCCCGCGATCGCCTTGTGCATCCGGTTCCTGGCGGCGGCCGACACGCCGATCCTGCTCACCGGCGCGAACTGGTTCGACGCCGCCCGCTCAGCCGGCGTTGACACCGTCGAACTGGCCGGGCTGGAGGCCACCGACGAGGACCGAGATGCGGGGGCCAGGATCCACCAGCGTGCTGCACATATGGCGGTGCTCAACGTGCCGCAGCTGCGGGCGCTGGCACCCGATCTGGTGGTGTCCGATGTCATCACCGCCGCCGGTGGCATGGCCGCTGAGCTGCTGGGAATCCCGTGGATCGAACTCAACCCCCATCCGCTCTACCTGCCCTCGAAGGGGCTGCCGCCCCTGGGCAGCGGACTGGCGCCCGGCCGCGGCGCCGTCGGGCGGCTGCGCGACGCGGCCATGCGGGCACTGACGGCCCGGTCTTGGCGTCAGGGTCTGCGCCAGCGGGCAACAGCCCGGGCCGGTATCGGCCTGCCGGCATGCGACCCGGGACCACTGCGCCGGCTCATCGCCACGCTGCCGGCGCTGGAAGTCCCGCGCCCGGACTGGCCGGCTGAGGCTGTCATCGTCGGCCCGCTGCATTTCGAGCCGACCGGCCGGCTGCTGCCCATCCCGCCGGGGACCGGACCGGTTGTGGTGGTCGCGCCCTCCACCGCCGCGAGCGGGGCCGGCGGGGTGGCGGAGCTGGCGCTGCGCTGCCTGATCCCGGGTGACACGCTGCCCGCAGGATCGCGGCTGGTGGTGTCGCGTCTGAGTGGGGTGGAACTGAATCTGCCGCCCTGGGCGGTTGCCGGGCTGGGACGCCAGGACGAACTGCTGAAACACGCCGATCTGCTGATCTGTGGTGGTGGCCACGGGATAGTGGCCAAATCGCTGCTGGCCGGGGTGCCGATGGTGGTGGTGCCCGGCGGCGGGGACCAGTGGGAGATCGCTAACCGGGTGGTACGCCAGGGCAGCGGGCGGCTGGTGCGCCCGCTGACCGCTGAGGCGTTAATCGCCGCGGTCGGGGAGGTGCTGTCCTCGGCACGGTACCGTGCGGCCGCCCGACAGGCCGCCGCCAGCCTCACCGAGGTCGCCGATCCGGTACGGGTGTGCCGCCAAGCGGTCGCTGGGTAG